A region of Vanessa cardui chromosome 1, ilVanCard2.1, whole genome shotgun sequence DNA encodes the following proteins:
- the LOC124534007 gene encoding uncharacterized protein LOC124534007: MSELAPATEPLFPPLVLAIYIACVAGAGALANCAVLAALLKRSRNGLFSIIIQLAVTDFMLLGFSIGPELWSYNIRTWVFGRSSCIAYRGLSIFATTASLYLTVTMALHTLSTANIEKNAMILKNKRSGGDEDEEIRSSRHSLVACSDTSTPPRTMNLDYRLTDARVPVAPPSVFVWILAASLSIPEFALATTVRHDNDVIACTLIDNSHRINMHSLVALFTLFLPSLILTSAGILIICQLKSNKLSKIEGTDIIPALKLSICLIFLYIIFCAPRSVFYIYRLYTISEENKINLGYENDTALLINLILSAMYLAATLLRPLLCITLLPRLRIFLSFGFRNIDDV; the protein is encoded by the exons ATGTCGGAGCTCGCACCCGCGACCGAACCGCTATTCCCGCCACTTGTCCTCGCGATTTATATTGCATGCGTCGCCGGCGCCGGAGCCCTCGCCAACTGTGCTGTCTTAGCTGCACTTCTCAAACGGTCAAGAAACg gaTTGTTTTCAATCATCATTCAGTTAGCAGTAActgattttatgttattaggATTTTCTATTGGTCCCGAATTATGGTCCTACAATATCAGAACATGGGTCTTTGGAAGAAGCAGTTGCATTGCGTATCGAGGGCTCAGTATATTTGCAACAACAGCATCTTTGTACTTAACCGTTACAATGGCTTTGCATACGTTATCAACagcaaatatagaaaaaaatgctatgatacttaaaaataaacgaagTGGAGGCGATGAAGATGAGGAAATAAGGTCTTCGCGTCACAGTCTTGTTGCTTGTAGTGATACTTCCACCCCACCTCGAACTATGAATCTTGATTATCGTCTCACTGACGCTAGAGTACCAGTCGCACCACCATCTGTTTTCGTATGGATTCTGGCAGCATCACTTAGTATTCCAGAATTTGCTTTAGCTACAactgttcgtcatgataacgaTGTCATAGCATGTACTTTAATAGACAACAGTCATAGGATAAACATGCATTCTTTGGTTGCgctgtttacattatttttaccaTCGCTGATATTAACCAGTGCGGGAATTCTTATTATAtgtcaattaaaatcaaataaattatctaaaatagaGGGAACTGATATAATACCAGCacttaaattatcaatatgtttaatatttttatatattattttctgtgCACCGCGatctgttttttatatttatagactaTATACTATTTCtgaggaaaataaaataaatttagggtATGAAAATGATACGgctttacttataaatttaatacttagTGCAATGTATCTTGCTGCAACATTGTTACGACCTTTGTTATGCATAACCTTATTGCCCAGGCTAagaatttttttgtcatttggTTTTAGGAATATAGATGATGTctaa